A segment of the Superficieibacter sp. HKU1 genome:
CGCAGCAGGTCAGGTATTCCACGGTGATATTCCGCGCTACATGGCCGGTGACCCGACCGCGGGCAAACTGTCCGGTGGCTTCCTGTTTAAAATGTACGGTCTGCCTGCTGCTGCTATTGCTATCTGGCATTCTGCGAAGCCTGAAAACCGCGCGAAAGTCGGCGGTATCATGATCTCCGCGGCGCTGACCTCATTCCTGACCGGCATCACCGAACCGATTGAATTCTCCTTCATGTTCGTTGCGCCGATCCTGTATGTGATCCACGCGATTCTGGCCGGTCTGGCTTTCCCAATCTGTATCCTGCTGGGAATGCGTGACGGTACTTCGTTCTCACATGGTCTGATCGACTTTGTGGTTCTGTCTGGTAACAGCAGCAACTTGTGGCTGTTCCCGGTTATCGGTATCTGCTATGCGATTGTGTACTACACGATTTTCCGCGTACTGATCAAAGCGCTGAACCTGAAAACGCCGGGTCGTGAAGACTCAAGTGAAGACGCTAAAGCGGGCGCGACCAGCGAGATGGCGCCGGCGCTGGTAGCCGCGTTTGGTGGTAAAGACAACATCACCAACCTCGATGCCTGTATTACCCGTCTGCGTGTCAGCGTGGCGGACGTGGCTAAAGTCGATCAGGCTGGCCTGAAACGTCTCGGGGCGGCAGGTGTTGTGGTAGCAGGCTCTGGCGTGCAGGCTATTTTCGGCACCAAGTCTGACAACCTGAAAACTGAGATGGACGACTATATCCGTCACAGCTAAGCCGTCAGTTGGGGAGATAAAAGGCAGCGGAAACGCTGCCTTTTTTACGTCAGGATCGGGAGGTTATTTACCTTCCTGCTCCAGATAATCCGTCAGGAAATGCTCGGCATTGCCTTCCTGTGATAGCGATTGACTATAAGCTACCCAGGTTGATGAAGACTCGCCGGGAAGATAAAGCTCGCCCGAGCCATCTTTAACCCGCAAAAGCTCCCACGATTTGCCGTCGATTTGCGTTTTATAACTGGTGGCGCCGCCGCTTGCCGGTTCTACTTTGCAGCGAATGATTTTCTTATCCAGCGCGTTATCAACATTGGCAATTTGCACTAACGATTCGTTGGCCTCTTTAGGTCCAATACGCAGCGTCCAAACCTGAACGCCTTCCTGACCTTCATAGCCTTTGACGTATTTAGCGATTTCAGGACGGGTCGCATCGGCGAAGGCAGATTGCATAATCATTAACGAGCCGAGAATAGCCATAATAAAGCGAAACATGTTTTCTCCTGTTGAAGTTGATCCCTGCACAACGATGAGTCAGAGCAGGGAAGTATCCCCTGAAAATATAAATCGGAACAATGTCAAAAATTGGTGGGCAGTCAGGGCTTGAAAAGCAGGGAGCCGGGCGGCCCCCTGTGAAGGATGGAAATCAGAAGCTGTAATTGGCGGTAACGGAGAAGTTACGCGGTTCGCCGTAAACGATGCCGCGGCTGTTTACATTGGTATCGTATTTCTTGTCGAACAGGTTATCGAGGTTAGCCTGCACCGAGAACGCTTTGGTGACGTTGTAACGGGCAAACAAATCGACCAGCGCGAAGCTGCCTTGCTCTGAACGATAGGTGCCGCCAGGAACCGCTACGTCAGACCAGACGTGGTTTTGCCAGTTGACGCCGCCGCCCACGGTAAGTGCCTGCAGCTCAGGAATACGATAGCTGGTAAATAGTTTGGCGCTGGTGCGCGGCAGATCCGGGTTAACGGCGTCGCCTTCACCATCTTCAGCCACGTAGCGGGTGATGCCAAAGGTCATCTGCCAGTTGTCGGTCAGCGCACCGTTCACTTCAAACTCCACGCCTTTACTGACCGTTCCGTCGACTTCTTTATAGGCTGTTTCACCGCTGGTACCAGGGATAAGGGCCCCGGTAGACTGCGCCAGATGGTCCTGTTCAATCCGGAAGACGGCCAGAGAGGTGGTCAGACGGCTGTTCATCCAGTCGCCTTTCAGACCCGCTTCATAGTTGTTGCCGGTGATCGGCGACAGGTATTTCTTCTCAATATTACGCTGGGTCTGCGGTTTGAAGACCGACGTATAGCTGGCATAGGTAGACCAGGTATCGTTAATATCGAAAATAAGACCGGCATACGGAGAGGTATTGTTTTTCTCCAGCTGCTGATTCAGCGTATCCAGATTGTATTTAGTGTAACGCGCCCCGAGGATCATGTGCAGCGGATCGGCCAGGGAAATACGGGTCGCCATATAGGCCGATTTCTGATGGATGGTATCGTTTTGCGCAAGGCTTAACGGGTTCCATGCCGTTTCAGGGAAGTTTTGGTCATAGGCATAATAGCTGCCCAGTTCGGTATCGCCGATATTGGCCCACGAACTGTAATAGGTGTTGTTTTGTCGACTGTAGCTGGTGCCAATCATCAGTTCATGCTGACGGCCAAAGAGTTCATACGAGCCATTGGCGTAGGTATCAAGCGCATCAACTTTACGCTTACCGGTGTTATAGCCAGTGCCGCCAACATACGGGTAGGATGCGCCATACGGGCTTACCATGATCCCGGTGGTTTTATCTACCAGCCCGTCAAGATAGAGCTGCTGGCTGTCGAGGTTCATCTCGGTGTGCGTACCGTTAACGGTCAGCTGCCAGTCGCCGCCCAGTTTCTGATTCAGCGTGGCGAAGGTCCTTTTCGACTCTTTATCGTTATAGGCCCAGTCAGGCGCGGCGCTGTAGCGGCGATCTGGATTCACTTTGCTGCCGTCAGTATACCAGCGCGGCGCACCGCCCCAGGTCGGGCTATCAACGTTGGTTTCCTGGTAGTCGTAACCGACGGAGAAACGGGTAGCCTCAGTCAGATCAACATCCACGACGCCATAGAAGAATTTTTTCTTCTGGTTGTAGTTATCAAGCCAGCTGTCGTTATTCTGATAACCGGCGACCATACGACCACGAATTCGACCATCTTCTGTCAGAGGGGTAGAGAGATCCGCCACATAACGCTGCTTATTCCAGCTACCGTACTCTGCGGAAACATTGGTTTTGAACTCACGGCTGTCGGCGTGTTTACGCACCATGTTAATGGCGGCGGAGGGGTTACCTGAACCGGTCGTCAGGCCGTTCGCGCCGCGCACGACCTCGATACGCTCATAGATGGCGGTATCGGAAAGGGCATCACCCAGATTCCAGCGGGATTCAAACAGGGTCGGAATACCATCAACCATATAGTTGTCGATCGCAAAGCCACGGGCGTAATAACTTGCGCGATCCGAGTCGGCAAAGCTCTCGCTAATACCGGTGGTATTTCTCAAAACATCCCCCA
Coding sequences within it:
- the ptsG gene encoding PTS glucose transporter subunit IIBC — translated: MFKNAFANLQKVGKSLMLPVSVLPIAGILLGVGSANFSWLPEVVSHVMAEAGGSVFANMPLIFAIGVALGFTNNDGVSALASVVAYGIMVKTMAVVAPLVLHLPPEEIAAKHLADTGVLGGIIAGAIAAYMFNRFYRIKLPEYLGFFAGKRFVPIISGLTAIFLGIVLSFIWPPIGTAIQTFSQWAAYQNPVVAFGIYGFIERCLVPFGLHHIWNVPFQMQIGEYTNAAGQVFHGDIPRYMAGDPTAGKLSGGFLFKMYGLPAAAIAIWHSAKPENRAKVGGIMISAALTSFLTGITEPIEFSFMFVAPILYVIHAILAGLAFPICILLGMRDGTSFSHGLIDFVVLSGNSSNLWLFPVIGICYAIVYYTIFRVLIKALNLKTPGREDSSEDAKAGATSEMAPALVAAFGGKDNITNLDACITRLRVSVADVAKVDQAGLKRLGAAGVVVAGSGVQAIFGTKSDNLKTEMDDYIRHS
- the fhuE gene encoding ferric-rhodotorulic acid/ferric-coprogen receptor FhuE, with product MSFTHSTRDDQHTPATSPTRLAACIAFALMPSAVFAADTKKEDTIVVDAAAQAAADTQDQDYSVKASTAGTKMMLVQRDIPQSVSIISEQRMEDQQLQSLGDVLRNTTGISESFADSDRASYYARGFAIDNYMVDGIPTLFESRWNLGDALSDTAIYERIEVVRGANGLTTGSGNPSAAINMVRKHADSREFKTNVSAEYGSWNKQRYVADLSTPLTEDGRIRGRMVAGYQNNDSWLDNYNQKKKFFYGVVDVDLTEATRFSVGYDYQETNVDSPTWGGAPRWYTDGSKVNPDRRYSAAPDWAYNDKESKRTFATLNQKLGGDWQLTVNGTHTEMNLDSQQLYLDGLVDKTTGIMVSPYGASYPYVGGTGYNTGKRKVDALDTYANGSYELFGRQHELMIGTSYSRQNNTYYSSWANIGDTELGSYYAYDQNFPETAWNPLSLAQNDTIHQKSAYMATRISLADPLHMILGARYTKYNLDTLNQQLEKNNTSPYAGLIFDINDTWSTYASYTSVFKPQTQRNIEKKYLSPITGNNYEAGLKGDWMNSRLTTSLAVFRIEQDHLAQSTGALIPGTSGETAYKEVDGTVSKGVEFEVNGALTDNWQMTFGITRYVAEDGEGDAVNPDLPRTSAKLFTSYRIPELQALTVGGGVNWQNHVWSDVAVPGGTYRSEQGSFALVDLFARYNVTKAFSVQANLDNLFDKKYDTNVNSRGIVYGEPRNFSVTANYSF